A window of Pedobacter lusitanus contains these coding sequences:
- a CDS encoding TetR/AcrR family transcriptional regulator, which translates to MRPKNLEKEEAIRTIALQIIAEEGLENLSMQKLAKAANVSPRTIYIKYENKEDLLVKLFIEEVLGAYEKAVLANFDPEMDFAKGVKKIWQNTFQYLKNNRHAFVLLQYGQSSPLLNKAFQQANIKEGYFFAPIHHFLELNATKGIIKNYPVQIQRALLFSPVLSLINEYFEYQDRPKQIITEKILADCCDTVIKGILI; encoded by the coding sequence ATGAGACCAAAAAATTTAGAAAAAGAAGAAGCCATTCGTACTATTGCCCTGCAAATCATTGCAGAAGAAGGGCTCGAAAACCTGAGTATGCAGAAGCTGGCTAAAGCAGCTAACGTATCACCCCGTACAATCTATATTAAATACGAGAACAAAGAAGACCTTCTGGTCAAACTTTTTATTGAAGAAGTACTCGGAGCTTATGAAAAAGCGGTACTGGCAAATTTTGATCCGGAGATGGATTTTGCCAAAGGCGTAAAAAAGATATGGCAGAATACATTTCAGTATTTAAAAAACAACAGACACGCTTTTGTATTGCTTCAGTATGGACAATCATCGCCTCTGCTCAATAAAGCATTTCAACAGGCAAATATTAAAGAAGGGTATTTCTTTGCCCCCATTCACCATTTTCTTGAACTGAATGCAACTAAAGGCATCATTAAAAACTATCCTGTACAAATACAGCGGGCGCTGTTGTTTTCTCCGGTTTTATCCCTGATCAATGAATATTTTGAGTATCAGGACAGACCAAAACAAATTATTACAGAAAAAATACTGGCAGACTGCTGTGATACAGTAATTAAAGGAATATTGATCTAA
- a CDS encoding FAD-dependent oxidoreductase, producing the protein MNIITGKKIAIVGGGPGGLTLARLLQLNGAEVKVYERDSNKDARTKGATLDLHEESGLKAIREAGLIDQFHANFRPGAEKMRIMDKDARIVFEDKTESADHISRPEIDRGPLQDILLESLQPGTIVWDSHFVKLSPHNDSWEITFKNGNSAFADIVIAADGANSKIRPYITAIKPFYSGVTIVEGAVYNSETVVPRIHQALNGGKIFAMGSEKSLIISSKGDGSLVFYTGCKTAENWAETSEIDFSDKAQVLEWFKTAYADWDELWVELFENAAARFVPRPQYCMPFDQTWEAQPNLTMLGDAAHLMPPYAGEGVNMAMLDAVELSQCLLNAEFTDTKSAIAAYENQMRLRASATAKTTMDSTAALHSKEAISFLLDIVG; encoded by the coding sequence ATGAACATAATTACAGGTAAAAAAATAGCTATTGTAGGCGGCGGTCCGGGCGGGTTAACGCTGGCAAGACTTTTACAGCTGAACGGCGCTGAGGTAAAAGTATATGAAAGAGACAGCAACAAGGATGCCCGCACGAAGGGTGCCACGCTTGATCTGCACGAAGAATCGGGTTTGAAAGCAATTCGTGAAGCCGGATTAATTGACCAGTTTCACGCAAATTTCCGTCCTGGTGCAGAAAAAATGCGCATTATGGACAAAGATGCCAGAATTGTATTCGAAGATAAAACCGAATCAGCTGATCACATTTCACGTCCCGAAATTGATCGTGGACCACTGCAAGACATCTTGCTGGAATCCCTGCAGCCAGGCACTATAGTCTGGGACAGTCACTTTGTAAAACTTTCGCCGCATAATGACTCCTGGGAAATTACATTTAAAAACGGGAATTCAGCTTTTGCGGATATAGTTATTGCAGCAGATGGTGCAAATTCAAAAATCCGTCCTTATATCACAGCTATAAAGCCATTTTACTCTGGGGTAACCATCGTAGAAGGTGCTGTTTATAATTCAGAAACAGTGGTTCCACGAATACACCAGGCATTAAATGGCGGAAAAATATTCGCCATGGGCAGTGAAAAAAGCTTAATTATAAGTTCCAAAGGAGATGGAAGTCTGGTATTTTACACCGGATGCAAAACAGCGGAAAACTGGGCAGAAACATCAGAAATTGATTTCTCGGATAAAGCTCAGGTGCTGGAATGGTTTAAAACAGCTTATGCAGACTGGGATGAGTTATGGGTAGAATTATTTGAAAATGCAGCAGCCAGGTTTGTACCGCGTCCGCAATATTGTATGCCTTTTGATCAAACATGGGAAGCACAACCAAATTTAACTATGCTGGGTGATGCAGCACATCTGATGCCGCCTTATGCTGGTGAGGGGGTAAATATGGCTATGCTGGATGCAGTAGAGTTAAGTCAGTGTCTCCTAAATGCAGAATTCACTGACACAAAATCTGCTATTGCCGCTTATGAAAACCAGATGCGTTTAAGAGCATCGGCAACTGCAAAAACCACGATGGATTCGACAGCTGCTTTACACTCAAAGGAGGCTATTTCTTTTCTTCTTGATATAGTCGGTTAA
- a CDS encoding GNAT family N-acetyltransferase produces MVNTERLVIQPLTFSQLKKYILADGSLEEELKTKHIPRVISAELKDALEHTIFPAMESGYQNYLYSTLWTIITKDCNHIIGDLCFIGEPNYEGEIEIGYGTYERFQGKGYMKEAISGMIAWAAEQDKVKSIIAHTLKSNQASYMLLIKNNFRQIDEMEFLYKWEIRLKDQVSKETWLRPTS; encoded by the coding sequence ATGGTAAATACAGAAAGACTAGTTATCCAACCATTAACTTTTAGCCAGCTTAAAAAATACATTTTAGCTGATGGGTCTTTAGAAGAAGAACTAAAAACCAAACATATACCCAGAGTAATTTCCGCCGAACTTAAAGATGCATTGGAACATACTATTTTTCCGGCTATGGAAAGCGGGTATCAGAATTACCTTTACTCTACCTTATGGACAATCATTACCAAAGACTGCAACCATATTATCGGTGATCTGTGTTTTATCGGGGAACCTAATTATGAAGGAGAAATAGAGATTGGTTACGGCACTTATGAAAGGTTCCAGGGCAAGGGATATATGAAAGAAGCTATAAGTGGCATGATCGCATGGGCTGCAGAACAAGATAAGGTAAAATCCATAATTGCGCATACGTTGAAAAGTAATCAGGCCTCCTACATGTTACTGATTAAAAACAATTTCCGGCAAATTGACGAAATGGAGTTTTTATACAAATGGGAAATCCGGCTTAAAGATCAGGTGAGTAAAGAAACCTGGTTACGACCTACCTCATAA
- a CDS encoding 4'-phosphopantetheinyl transferase family protein has translation MPDNIAVEKFVLQRTGGLFPAAIAAVNQPLIVLKNNCHSFLHESEVNHLHTLKLPKVQHSYLLGRYAAKSALSAFADHMVLTEVQISSGIFQQPVLYLPQGGNIQLSIAHTDRMGMAVVFQEGHPMGVDVEAVDPGQSETMREVITSGESKKLHLINNDVNLSLALLWTMKEALSKVLKTGLMTPFALYEIESAEVKEGIVIADFINFPQYKAISWISADHAWSVVLPRKSVLDLAVIRRLYL, from the coding sequence ATGCCAGATAATATTGCTGTTGAAAAATTTGTTTTACAACGAACCGGGGGGCTGTTTCCTGCTGCTATAGCTGCGGTAAACCAGCCCCTCATTGTATTAAAGAATAACTGTCACTCATTTTTGCATGAAAGTGAAGTAAACCATCTTCATACGTTGAAACTGCCCAAAGTTCAGCATAGTTATTTATTGGGAAGATATGCCGCCAAAAGCGCATTAAGTGCTTTTGCAGATCATATGGTACTGACCGAGGTACAGATAAGTTCCGGAATATTTCAGCAGCCGGTACTGTACCTGCCGCAGGGAGGTAATATACAGCTGAGTATTGCACATACAGATCGGATGGGGATGGCGGTTGTTTTTCAGGAAGGCCATCCAATGGGGGTTGACGTAGAGGCGGTTGATCCCGGACAAAGTGAGACAATGAGAGAGGTGATCACAAGCGGAGAAAGCAAAAAACTCCATCTGATTAACAACGATGTAAACCTGAGTCTGGCGCTGTTATGGACTATGAAGGAAGCTCTGTCTAAGGTACTTAAAACAGGTTTAATGACTCCCTTTGCCTTGTATGAAATTGAAAGTGCAGAAGTTAAGGAAGGTATTGTGATCGCTGATTTTATCAATTTCCCTCAGTACAAGGCCATTTCGTGGATCTCAGCTGATCATGCCTGGTCTGTAGTATTACCGCGTAAAAGTGTGCTGGATCTGGCTGTGATCAGACGTTTATATCTTTAA
- a CDS encoding NAD(P)H-dependent oxidoreductase, which produces MSIIKALNWRYATKKMDSDQKVQQDKVDQIIAAAQLAPSGYGLQPYKIIVVTNQELKEKIRAVGYNQSQITDCSHLLIFAAWDLYTEKRVLEVFRHTNRQRGLPEDKSRDNIDYILGVFEKMTSEEQFNHAARQSYISFGIAITEAALLGVDATPMEGFDPLNVDKLLGLKEQGLRSTTLLPLGYRDENEDWLVNLKKVRTPLTDFVIEFK; this is translated from the coding sequence ATGAGTATAATAAAAGCATTAAACTGGCGATATGCTACAAAAAAAATGGATAGTGATCAAAAGGTTCAGCAGGATAAAGTTGATCAGATCATAGCAGCAGCACAGCTCGCTCCGTCTGGTTATGGTTTGCAGCCCTATAAAATAATTGTAGTTACGAATCAGGAGTTAAAAGAAAAAATAAGAGCTGTAGGTTACAATCAGTCGCAGATTACGGACTGTTCACATCTGCTGATTTTTGCAGCCTGGGATCTTTATACAGAAAAAAGAGTACTTGAGGTGTTCAGGCACACTAACCGGCAACGAGGACTACCTGAAGACAAAAGCCGGGATAACATCGATTACATTCTGGGTGTTTTTGAAAAAATGACTTCCGAAGAGCAATTTAATCATGCTGCCAGACAGTCCTATATTAGTTTCGGTATTGCCATAACAGAAGCTGCACTTTTAGGAGTTGATGCAACACCTATGGAAGGTTTCGATCCATTGAATGTAGATAAATTGTTAGGTTTAAAGGAACAGGGGCTACGCAGTACAACTTTACTGCCTCTTGGATACAGAGATGAAAACGAAGACTGGCTGGTCAATCTTAAAAAGGTGCGTACACCTTTAACTGATTTTGTTATCGAATTTAAATAA
- a CDS encoding winged helix-turn-helix transcriptional regulator, with protein sequence MKDLIEDEIPFCEGNHTREDSKKDLIALEDTLYVIGGKWKLKIINALYVNGNSRFNQLQQIVTGISARVLSKELKEMELNGFIKRNVYTDTPVVITYGITSYCSTLGPVLSTLIEWGNTHKDKIRKDYRN encoded by the coding sequence ATGAAAGATCTAATTGAAGATGAAATACCATTTTGCGAGGGTAATCACACCAGGGAAGATTCTAAAAAAGACTTAATAGCATTAGAAGATACACTTTATGTTATTGGTGGTAAATGGAAGTTAAAAATCATTAATGCACTTTACGTTAATGGAAACAGCCGTTTCAATCAATTACAGCAGATCGTGACAGGCATATCTGCGCGGGTATTATCCAAAGAGTTAAAGGAAATGGAATTGAACGGATTCATCAAACGAAATGTGTATACGGATACACCCGTGGTAATCACTTATGGAATTACATCATACTGTAGTACCCTGGGCCCGGTATTAAGCACATTAATAGAATGGGGAAACACTCATAAAGATAAAATCAGGAAAGATTACAGAAACTAA
- a CDS encoding L,D-transpeptidase family protein has protein sequence MKAFDRYNSCQLFIVITIGMLLISSCTVKRQAAGTMTKVIDTEVAGKKDSTIDLSEKQRLKAAQQKEKLRSSFKDILEKEVAGLPYPAMVSSFYEKGGYQLILVPRFLPDNQLQNLLEYLNHADRHGLDARLFMADDLKQQLNEVKDYKSSDTVKVHRRLAKLELSVVNSLIRYSIALQYGTVNPAQVYEHYAVPTLLPDSSFVTGIFAIANLKNYLDSIQPKDKTYRALQKALVKLEQDTVTIKEPVAVKNKTTDKLSAVKTMKQNLKEKNKKVIKEKVKPVLSKETRDSLRAQTRQTLVVNMERLRWKNKPAGQKFVLVNITDFSLDVMDEGKSVLHMNVCVGQPGDKQTPQIGSMIRLVQINPVWNIPQSIARNEISRYAADDRYYLANNNIRTFKKGKLIRDTESIDWAAADISEYSFQQQPGSKNSLGKIKFLFANASSVYLHDTPVRTVFKQKMRAISHGCVRVEKPLDLASALFGQDKNYNLVKSGMGSGYPRAKFIGLPQQVPIRLFYYTAWLNDKGALVYAKDIYDLDKVVYEGMQKADISFKP, from the coding sequence ATGAAAGCTTTCGATCGTTATAACTCATGCCAGCTCTTTATAGTCATAACGATCGGTATGCTCCTGATCAGTTCCTGTACAGTTAAGCGTCAGGCCGCTGGTACCATGACTAAGGTTATTGATACCGAAGTTGCTGGCAAAAAAGACAGTACTATTGATCTTTCAGAAAAGCAGCGTCTTAAGGCTGCGCAGCAAAAGGAAAAATTACGCTCATCATTCAAAGATATTCTGGAAAAGGAAGTGGCCGGTTTGCCTTATCCGGCAATGGTGAGCAGTTTTTACGAAAAAGGAGGTTATCAGCTCATATTGGTACCGAGATTCCTGCCGGATAATCAATTGCAGAATTTACTGGAATATTTAAATCATGCTGATCGTCATGGATTGGATGCCAGACTATTTATGGCAGATGATTTAAAGCAGCAGCTGAACGAAGTGAAGGATTATAAATCATCCGATACAGTTAAAGTCCATCGTCGTTTAGCAAAGCTCGAATTATCCGTTGTCAATTCCCTGATCAGATACAGTATCGCGCTGCAATATGGAACTGTAAATCCTGCTCAGGTATATGAACATTATGCAGTACCTACACTCTTGCCGGACAGTAGTTTTGTTACCGGAATTTTTGCCATAGCTAACCTTAAAAATTACCTGGACAGTATACAGCCAAAAGACAAGACTTACCGTGCCTTACAAAAGGCTCTGGTTAAGCTCGAACAAGATACAGTTACCATTAAAGAACCAGTTGCTGTTAAAAATAAAACAACAGATAAATTGTCTGCTGTTAAGACGATGAAACAGAACCTGAAAGAGAAAAATAAAAAGGTAATTAAAGAAAAAGTCAAACCGGTTTTAAGTAAAGAAACCAGGGACAGTCTGCGCGCACAAACCAGGCAAACGCTGGTTGTAAACATGGAAAGGTTAAGATGGAAAAATAAGCCTGCCGGACAAAAGTTTGTATTGGTTAACATTACAGATTTTAGCCTGGATGTAATGGATGAGGGAAAGTCAGTCTTGCATATGAATGTTTGCGTAGGGCAGCCTGGTGACAAGCAAACCCCTCAGATAGGCAGCATGATACGTTTAGTACAAATCAATCCGGTCTGGAATATTCCGCAGAGTATTGCCCGTAATGAGATTTCCAGGTATGCAGCTGATGACCGGTATTATCTGGCCAATAACAATATCAGGACCTTTAAAAAAGGAAAACTGATCAGAGATACAGAGTCTATTGACTGGGCAGCTGCCGATATCAGTGAATACTCTTTTCAGCAGCAACCCGGATCTAAAAATTCTTTAGGCAAAATTAAGTTCCTTTTTGCTAATGCAAGCAGTGTATATCTGCATGATACCCCCGTACGTACAGTCTTTAAACAGAAAATGCGCGCTATTAGTCATGGTTGCGTCCGGGTAGAGAAGCCACTGGATCTGGCTTCCGCTTTATTTGGCCAGGATAAAAACTACAACCTGGTCAAAAGTGGGATGGGGAGCGGTTATCCCCGCGCAAAATTTATTGGTTTACCTCAACAGGTTCCGATACGTCTTTTTTATTATACAGCCTGGCTAAATGATAAAGGAGCACTGGTCTATGCAAAAGATATCTATGACCTGGACAAGGTCGTTTATGAAGGAATGCAAAAAGCTGATATATCTTTTAAGCCTTAA
- a CDS encoding aspartyl protease family protein, with amino-acid sequence MNNFFSTLKKTCFFSLFFCAALVRPSAAQKSAAAAAPNAGLLKVTVPVEVSNGAVILTLKLNGSGRPLRLLFDTGADGMAVSQGLADSLGLKVSRKQQTSVVGGNMEISVSEGNTVHLGNFEVKNQSIAIFKELHGGTDGLIGNVITKRYITKVDYDKKELSLYEPEGYQYEEGGQTIPVTSPAGLFILPGSLNIMPGKAKNGSFVFDTGAAYSLICFRPFVKQNRLLVDGFKAIYNGSTTSMGVSTPTFTGRAFSFSFGKVMEAKNLLVTLMSGGGTSENWNPGFDGSVGARLISKYNFTINTRKMEIHLTPNHSYGYPADFVLGEYLVGFNEDGKLQVFDNIKFNTQAVLKPGCILETVNKVKSSELIHHPEKIEHLILAGAGAQYTVEYFKEGKLQKELIHK; translated from the coding sequence ATGAATAATTTCTTTTCTACACTTAAAAAAACATGTTTTTTCAGTCTTTTCTTTTGTGCTGCCCTGGTTAGACCATCGGCGGCACAAAAGAGTGCTGCTGCTGCCGCACCGAATGCCGGATTACTGAAAGTGACTGTACCTGTTGAAGTAAGCAATGGTGCTGTCATCCTTACCCTGAAACTCAATGGTTCGGGCAGACCCTTGCGCTTACTCTTTGATACCGGAGCTGATGGAATGGCTGTTTCGCAGGGACTGGCTGATTCACTCGGACTTAAAGTAAGTCGTAAACAACAAACATCAGTTGTGGGCGGGAATATGGAGATTTCCGTTTCTGAAGGAAATACAGTACATCTGGGAAACTTTGAAGTGAAAAACCAGAGTATCGCTATCTTTAAAGAGCTGCATGGCGGCACAGACGGACTGATAGGAAATGTAATCACTAAAAGATATATAACAAAAGTTGATTATGATAAAAAAGAACTATCACTATATGAGCCGGAAGGTTATCAATACGAAGAAGGAGGACAAACTATACCGGTAACCTCGCCAGCGGGATTATTCATTCTGCCAGGCAGTTTAAATATCATGCCAGGGAAAGCTAAAAATGGTTCCTTTGTTTTTGATACCGGAGCGGCTTACAGTTTGATTTGTTTCAGGCCATTTGTAAAACAAAACCGCTTACTGGTTGATGGCTTTAAAGCTATTTATAACGGCAGTACAACCAGTATGGGAGTGAGTACACCAACTTTTACAGGAAGGGCCTTTTCATTTTCTTTCGGTAAGGTAATGGAAGCAAAAAATCTGCTCGTAACCCTAATGTCTGGTGGGGGGACGTCAGAGAACTGGAACCCTGGTTTTGATGGTTCTGTCGGGGCAAGACTGATCAGTAAATATAACTTTACGATCAATACAAGGAAAATGGAAATCCATCTGACTCCAAATCACTCTTACGGTTATCCCGCTGATTTTGTACTGGGTGAATATCTGGTCGGCTTTAATGAAGATGGAAAACTTCAGGTATTTGATAATATTAAGTTCAATACGCAGGCTGTACTTAAACCAGGGTGCATTCTTGAAACTGTTAACAAAGTTAAAAGCAGTGAGCTGATTCATCATCCGGAAAAAATTGAGCACTTAATTTTAGCCGGTGCAGGAGCGCAATATACTGTGGAATATTTTAAGGAAGGTAAATTGCAAAAAGAACTGATCCATAAATAA